The Coraliomargarita parva region GGCACTCGCAGGCCTCCGAAGCCTGTCCGAGTGGGGCCTGAGTGGGGAGGGCGAAAGTATTTCAAAAAGTCCCTTGCCACGGGGCGGATTTGCCAGCTTTTCTTTAGCGATTGATGGAAAAAGGTTACCAAGTGATCGCGCGCCGCTGGCGTCCCAAGCAGTTCGATGAGCTGGTGGGGCAGGACCACATCGTGCGCACCCTGCGGAATGCGATCGAGACCAAGCGGATTGCCCACGCCTACCTCTTTGTCGGGCCCCGTGGCACGGGGAAGACCAGTACCGCCCGCCTCTTTGCCAAGGCTCTGAATGCCGAAGGCGGGCCCAGTGCGACACCGGATAATGAGTCCGAGATCAGCCAGGCGATCATGAACGGGTCCTGCATGGACGTGATCGAGATCGACGGTGCCTCCAACAACAGTGTCGACCAGGTGCGTGACCTGCGGGAAGACTGCCAGTACGCGCCGACGCAATGCACCTACAAGATCTACATTATCGACGAGGTGCACATGCTTTCCACGGCGGCGTTCAACGCTCTGCTCAAGACCCTGGAAGAGCCGCCGGAGCACGTGAAATTCTTTTTTGCAACGACCGAAGCGCACAAGGTGTTGCCGACCATCGTGTCCCGCTGCCAGCGCTTCGAATTTCGTCCGATTTCCGACGAAGTGATCGCGGCCAAGCTGCAGACCATCGTGGATGCGGAGCAGGTCAAAGTGGACCCTGCCGCGTTGCAGTCGATCGCCCGGCTGGCCAACGGCGGGATGCGGGACGCCCAGTCGATCCTGGATCAGATGATTTCCTTCTGTGGCAGCGAGATCTCCGAGGCGGATGTCCTGGATGTCTATGGCCTGGTGGGAGCGGATCGTATCGCCGAGCTGGCCAAAGCCATTGCCTCGCTCGATTACGGCGCGATTGTCGCTGCGGTGGACGCTTTTGCCGCTGAAGGGCGGGACCTGTTCCGGATCTTGCAGGACCTTGAAGCCTTTGCTCGCAGCGCCTTGCTCGACGCGATCCAGAATCAGGGCACGACTTCCCGTCTGGGCGTGGATATGAGCACGGAATCCCTCATGCGCATGCTGGACGCCCTGCAACGGGGCGAAGGCACGGTGCAGCGCGGCTTGTCCGAAAAGGTGAACTTCGAGGTGATCCTGCTGAAGGCGGCAGAAGAGTCGCGTTCCCGGGCCATCGACAGCCTGATCAAGCAAGTCGCGGCCGCCGGTGGTATCCAGGGCGAAAAAAAAAAGCCTTAAGGCCGCCGCAGGCGAAACGGACGCCGGAAGCTGAGAGCGGGCCGGCTGCCGGGTCCGCATCGGATCTACTCGCCAGTGCGCTGGAGGATACTGCTGAGCCGGAGAGCGTACCGGACGCCTTTGTCGATGTGCCGCTCGATATGATGGACGAGGACGACGATCCTTCCATGATTCATGAGCTGCCGGTCCGCATGAATTCCTCGGATTCACCCTTGCTCAGCCTCGAGGAAGCCAGCCGTAAGGTGGGTCCCGAGGTGCTGGAGGTCCTGGACAAGCGCTTCAAAGGGAAATTGACCGGGGTGCGTCATCCGGACGAGCGGGACCATTTGTTCTAGGCATCCGAATCGGCCGACGGTTAATCGTCGGCCGGCCCTTGCATCAGCCGGAATAAACTGCTCCCTTGTGGGCTCCTACCACTGCTATGCAGTTGATCCCTCCCTCTATCCTGAAATATATCACCCTGCCGGCTCTTCTGAGCTGTGGCTTGGTGGCCGCGACCATGACCGACACCTCCAACGCACCCGATTCGCCCGACGCCGGCGATATGACTGTCTCCCAATGCGCCTCGGGCTGTGCCTTGCCCTCGCATGTCGATCTCGACTCGGGGGACTTTCCGGTGCAGCGCAGCGAGGCGGAATGGAAAGCGATGCTGACCGATCTCCAGTATCATGTGGCGCGGAAGCAGGGGACGGAGCGTCCGTTTTCGAATCCCTACTACGACAACAAGAAAATGGGCCTCTATCGTTGTGTGGGCTGTGGGACACCCTTGTTCAGCAGCACGGACAAGTACGATTCCGGTACAGGCTGGCCCAGTTTCACGCAGCCGATTGACAAACGTACCCTCGGTGAACATCGAGATACCAGTTACGGCATGGTGCGGATCGAGGTGCATTGCGCGGTCTGCGGCTCGCACCAGGGGCATGTCTTTCCTGATGGTCCGAAGCCGACTGGTCTGCGGTATTGTATCAACTCGGCCTCACTGAAGTTTGAAGAAGCTGCATCGGAGGAGGCCATCATGGAGAAGGTGAAGGCCTGGTACGCGGAGGGGGCGGAAAAGACCGAGGTGCCCTAGGGCGCTCTGCTTGGAGTTTTCCTGAATTTAACAGTCCCGCGCTTTGCAGAATGGCAATTTCGGCTTAGAGGTTCGGCATGTCTGAATCGAATCACTCTCGTCGTACCTTTCTAAAGGGCGCCGGTCTGGCGGGCGCCGCCGCCGTTCTGAACACCGCCTGTAGCAGTACGGGCAGCCAGGCACTGGGGACAGCCTCCGGAAAGGCCAGGAATGTGATTTTCCTTGTGGCGGACGGTATGGGTACGGGCACGCTTTCGCTGGCGCACCACTGGAGCCTCCGGAACCAGAGCAAGCACCTGAACCGGATGGAGCTCTACCAGCGCCCGGACCTCGTGACCGCGATGCAGGATACGGCATCGGCCAGTTCCCCGGTAACGGACTCGGCCGCGGCCTCGAGCTCCTGGGGTTGCGGCCAGCGGGTCAACAACGGTTCGATCAACACGAGTGTGGCGGGAAAGTCGCTGACCCCGATCATGAGCTTGGCCAAGCGGGCGGGGAAGGCCACCGGCTTGGTCACGACCTGCCGCGTGACCCATGCCACCCCGGCAGGCTTTGCCGCGAATGTGCGCCACCGGGATAGTGAAGACCAGATTGCCGACCAGTATTTCGACCGTGGGATCGATGTGATCCTCGGCGGCGGCCGTCGTCATTTTGAACGTGAAGAACGGAACCTCATGCCGGAATTCCAGGCTGCGGGATATGCGCTGGCCACCAACCGGACGGAGTTGAAGAAAGCCAGCGGGCAGGCACGGGTCTTGGGGCTCTTTTCCGAGAGCCATGTGCCGTACCAAGTGGACCGCGAAAACGACCCCGCGCTCTCGGAGGTGCCGGGCCTGACAGAGATGTTTGAGACGGCCCTGCAGAGCCTGAGCCACTCCCCCAAGGGCTTCGTCCTCCAAGTGGAAGCGGGACGAGTCGATCATGGCTGCCACGTCAACGATGCCGCCGCGACCCTGCATGAGATGCTGGAGTTTGACCGCTGCATCCGGATCGCCACTAACTTCATTGATGCGCATCCCGATACCTTGCTGATCATCACGACCGACCACGGGACCGGGGGCTGCCAGTTAAACGGATGGGGCGAAAAATACAGCGAGAGTGGGCCTGCGCTGGAGCGGATCAACGGCATCCGTGCCAGTTTCGCCGCCCTTGAGACCTATTACCTGCAGCTCGGCCAGTTTGACGCCGCTCATTTCAGCCGCCTGACGGGCATACAGCCGAGTGAATCGCAAGTCGCCGCAGTGAACGAGGCTATCACCGGTAATACGGAGTACCTGTCGAGTGCGATGACCCAAATATTCGGCGATGACCTTTTGGATCTCATTGCAGTGGGCTGGACGTCGAACAACCACACCTCTGAATGCGTCGAGTTGCTGGCCCTCGGTCCGGGATCCGAGCGGATTCCCGCTTTTGTCGAGAATTACAAGATCAACGGGATCATGCGGCAGTCGCTGGGGTTGGCCGGCTAGGGGCTGGGCGTTGCGGCTTCCACCTGGTAGAAGCCTTGGTTCGCATCCGCGTCCACCTGTAGCGTCACGGTCTCGGCAGTATCGGTGAAATCGCTGCCGCTCTGGCGATAGCCTGTGCCAGGGACCAGTGGGCTAAAGCCTGCCGTCAGGTCGCTGCTTTGGTTTAGGCCATAGAGGACATCGGCTGCGATGCCATTGCGGGTAAACTGGATATTTAAAATGCCTCCGCTACCGGGACTGACCGCAACCGGCGCCGGCGTCGCAGCCGGGTCTTCGGGGTCGGATAGATAGGCGAACTCGGCGAAGTTGCTCTGCAGGTCGCCGTCTGCGTCCTCGCTCGGAGCATTGGATGGCGAACTGATGTTTTCCGCGGCCCAGAGATCATAGCTCAGGTAGGGGATAGTCAGGTTCTGGACTTTCCAGCCGATATCGCGAAGCACCGGGATGGTAAGGTCGAGCTCTTTGAGCAGGACCGAGCTGATTTGCGGACGCATGATCAGGTTTGGATAGGTGTCCAGAGTCCAGTGCGAGACGGAAGATCCGGACTGCAGGGGATTGGGTGCATACAAGCGGGGGAAGTCATTCTGCGTGCCTGCCAGTGGTGCGTTGTTGCTCATTTTGACGACGACGCCGGGCAGCCATGATTTGATCGCATCGCCGTCGCTGAGACCGATAAAGACCGATGGGATGCCAATGTCTTCGTTCGAGCCCGACATTGCCACAAGATCATCGCCTTCATGGTTCACTATTATAGCGGCGATCGCGCCGGCTTCCTGAGCGCGACGTACCTTGTCGACAAAGTTGCAATCTCCCCGGTCGATCAAGGCGATCCGGCCTACTATCTCATCCGCGTTGATAAAGGGCTGCTCCTCACAGGCGTTGGTCACCGGGGCCGTGCCGTCATCGACCAGTACCACGGTGCCGGAGACTCCCCAGGGCGGGAGCCCGCGGCCGAATTCGCCCTGCGCTGCTTCAATCTCACCCACGGCCCCTTCGGGACTGAGCACGGAGAGCAAGGATCCGCCGGCCATCGCATCGGGCTCCGCTTTCAACTGCCGGAGGCCGGCTTGCTGGGCCGCAGGGCCGGTGAAGACGAGATCCGGATCGTTCTTCGCCGAGTTCCGGCGCTGGTTGCTGGTCATCTCCGTCCAAAGCAGGCCCGACTCTTCATCGCGGATCCAAAAGGTGAAGCTGTCGGGATAGCCCAAAAAGTAGTTACCGGAGGAGAGGTCGACGGTTGAGAGAAAGCCCAGGCCATGGCCGATCTCGTGCAGAAGTGTCGCCAGCAAATCCGTCTGGGTGCCGAAGTTATGATCGTAGCCGTAATAGAAACCGTCCCCACCGAGAACCGCATTGCTGGAGTCGACAGATTCATTGACGGTCACGCTCATGTCCGGCTCGCCCGGGTCCTGGTCGACACCGGCAATACTGTCGGCCACAGCCGAAATGTACCAGACATCCGGAATCGCCTCGGCGCTGAAATTGCTGAAGACGGATTCCGGCCCGGCATAGGCGAGGGTGGCACTGGTGGGCGTGCCCCCGAGCGCCTCGTAGCTGGCCGAGATCACTATGCTGACGTCACTGTCCAGGAACTGTCCCCAGTAGTTGGCCGCATAGGCCAGCAGGTTTTGCCGTTGCTCGCCCAGTGTCGTGCCGGGATTGCCTCCGACGGGGCTGACTGCCGTGCTGTCGTAGTAGCCGAAGTCCGGCGGGTCCGTGTACACGAAGGTGAAGGAAGCAGCCGGGAGGCCGCTCCCCAAGCTCAAGGCCAGTCCACAGCAGATCCGATCGAACCAGTTCATTTGAACGCCTTTGTGATGGAAGGGGAAGGACTGCTTGTATCCGCCGGCTGATACAGGAAGTCGTAGAGTGATTCGTAATCGACGAAACAGGAGGTCTCGATACGGCCGTCAGGAAGCCGGCGGGCGGCGGATACGCTCCGGTGCTGTCCTCCCAGCCGTGCGGATTCGCGACCATCGTTATTTCTCTCGACATTTAGCAAAATATTTACATTTCTAAAGATCAACTGCAGCTGTTGCCTGTCATGGTCCTCAACTGTGGTACTACCCGTTAGCCGTTCTTCGATAGCATAGCTTTGTAATTTCTGAGTGGATACCGGTTTCCGGGAGGCATGCTCCACCATTTTTTCCGTCACTGTATGGCTTGCCGCTTCTTGCCTGTGATCATGTTGCAGATACAGGAAGCCAGCTGCCAGCAAGACAGCAGCAAATGCGATGATTCGTAGGCGGGGATTTTTATGAGGCATGCCAATAGTAAATCTTATGTGTCTCATAAATAATTGCGAGCATTTTGCTGGAGAAGAACGGCCCTACCTGATCGAGAATCCTTTGGCCAAAAGATATCACAGTTTCTGTAACTAGCTTTCCTTCAGTGGAATGTGGTACTTTTGCCATGAATGCATGTCGCGCGCACGTCTTACTGCCCTAATTATTTTTTGTTTACTCCTGCTGTCTCTCAGCAGGTGGGAACGCATGCCCGCCCCGCTGGCAGTTGAGGAGCCGGATCACTTGCCGCTCACAGCAAAGACGGAGCGGGCGCAACAGGCAGCTGCGGGGCTTGCCGCGCGACCGGAGCACCGGGAGGCAGGTCGTGCGGGGCATGAATCTGTGGTGTCACTGATTG contains the following coding sequences:
- the dnaX gene encoding DNA polymerase III subunit gamma/tau, encoding MEKGYQVIARRWRPKQFDELVGQDHIVRTLRNAIETKRIAHAYLFVGPRGTGKTSTARLFAKALNAEGGPSATPDNESEISQAIMNGSCMDVIEIDGASNNSVDQVRDLREDCQYAPTQCTYKIYIIDEVHMLSTAAFNALLKTLEEPPEHVKFFFATTEAHKVLPTIVSRCQRFEFRPISDEVIAAKLQTIVDAEQVKVDPAALQSIARLANGGMRDAQSILDQMISFCGSEISEADVLDVYGLVGADRIAELAKAIASLDYGAIVAAVDAFAAEGRDLFRILQDLEAFARSALLDAIQNQGTTSRLGVDMSTESLMRMLDALQRGEGTVQRGLSEKVNFEVILLKAAEESRSRAIDSLIKQVAAAGGIQGEKKKP
- the msrB gene encoding peptide-methionine (R)-S-oxide reductase MsrB translates to MQLIPPSILKYITLPALLSCGLVAATMTDTSNAPDSPDAGDMTVSQCASGCALPSHVDLDSGDFPVQRSEAEWKAMLTDLQYHVARKQGTERPFSNPYYDNKKMGLYRCVGCGTPLFSSTDKYDSGTGWPSFTQPIDKRTLGEHRDTSYGMVRIEVHCAVCGSHQGHVFPDGPKPTGLRYCINSASLKFEEAASEEAIMEKVKAWYAEGAEKTEVP
- a CDS encoding alkaline phosphatase — translated: MSESNHSRRTFLKGAGLAGAAAVLNTACSSTGSQALGTASGKARNVIFLVADGMGTGTLSLAHHWSLRNQSKHLNRMELYQRPDLVTAMQDTASASSPVTDSAAASSSWGCGQRVNNGSINTSVAGKSLTPIMSLAKRAGKATGLVTTCRVTHATPAGFAANVRHRDSEDQIADQYFDRGIDVILGGGRRHFEREERNLMPEFQAAGYALATNRTELKKASGQARVLGLFSESHVPYQVDRENDPALSEVPGLTEMFETALQSLSHSPKGFVLQVEAGRVDHGCHVNDAAATLHEMLEFDRCIRIATNFIDAHPDTLLIITTDHGTGGCQLNGWGEKYSESGPALERINGIRASFAALETYYLQLGQFDAAHFSRLTGIQPSESQVAAVNEAITGNTEYLSSAMTQIFGDDLLDLIAVGWTSNNHTSECVELLALGPGSERIPAFVENYKINGIMRQSLGLAG
- a CDS encoding PA domain-containing protein, giving the protein MNWFDRICCGLALSLGSGLPAASFTFVYTDPPDFGYYDSTAVSPVGGNPGTTLGEQRQNLLAYAANYWGQFLDSDVSIVISASYEALGGTPTSATLAYAGPESVFSNFSAEAIPDVWYISAVADSIAGVDQDPGEPDMSVTVNESVDSSNAVLGGDGFYYGYDHNFGTQTDLLATLLHEIGHGLGFLSTVDLSSGNYFLGYPDSFTFWIRDEESGLLWTEMTSNQRRNSAKNDPDLVFTGPAAQQAGLRQLKAEPDAMAGGSLLSVLSPEGAVGEIEAAQGEFGRGLPPWGVSGTVVLVDDGTAPVTNACEEQPFINADEIVGRIALIDRGDCNFVDKVRRAQEAGAIAAIIVNHEGDDLVAMSGSNEDIGIPSVFIGLSDGDAIKSWLPGVVVKMSNNAPLAGTQNDFPRLYAPNPLQSGSSVSHWTLDTYPNLIMRPQISSVLLKELDLTIPVLRDIGWKVQNLTIPYLSYDLWAAENISSPSNAPSEDADGDLQSNFAEFAYLSDPEDPAATPAPVAVSPGSGGILNIQFTRNGIAADVLYGLNQSSDLTAGFSPLVPGTGYRQSGSDFTDTAETVTLQVDADANQGFYQVEAATPSP